The Polyangium aurulentum genomic interval CGTGGGTCGGCGGGAGCGCGACGTACGTCGTGCGCGCCTCCGGGGACGGCTTCGCGGTCACGCCCATCCACCACGAGCGTCCTTCCGCCGCGCTCGCGGACGACGACGCGGCCGGCGACGTCCTCGGCCCCGTATCCGAGCCTCCCGCGCGAATCCGTCCGGGCACGCCCATTCGATTCACGACGACCTCGATTGCGCGCGGCTCCCAGCCCCGCGCCGCCGCGAGCCTCGCCCCGCGCCGGCTTCCTGGGGGCGAGCTCGCGCTCGGGCGGGGGGAGGTCGTCGAGGAGCACCTCGAAAATCGCGAGGACGGCGTCGAGCAGAGCTATGACTTCTCCGCGCGCCCGGCGGGCTCGGGCGACCTCGTCGTGCGCGTCCGCGTCTCGGGCGCTGGTTTTGCAGGACGAACCAGCGGCGGTCATCACTTCAAGGCGTCCGCGACCGGCCTCGGCCTTCGTTATGGCGAGGCGACGTGGGTCGACGCGCGCGGCACGCGAACCCCGGTCGACGTGGGCTGGTCCGGCGAGACGAGCGAGCTTTTGCTCCGCGTCCCCGGCTCCGTCGTCGACGCCGCGAGCTACCCCGCGGTCCTCGATCCGATCGTCTCCCCCGAGATAGACCTCGACAAACCCGTATACGGGCCTGCGATTGGCCGGCAGGAGATGCCGGCCGTCGCGCACGATGGGAAGAACTTTCTCGTGGTGTGGGAGTCGTACGACGAGCTCGGGTTCAGCTCCAGCGTGCGCGGCGCGCTCGTGGGCGAGGCGGGGGCGCTCCTCGATCCGCAGGGGTTCGAGATCGAGCCGGCGGGGGGCAGCTATCATCACGAGCCCGTCGTCGCGTGGACCGGCACGACCTACGTCGTCGCCTGGGAGACCGAGCTCGGCGGCATCTCCACCTGGGATATCGCGGGCATTGCGCTGAGCCCGCTCGGCGTGCCGCTCGGCCCTTCGAAGGCCATTTCGCAGGCCGGCAACACGCAGCGGCATCCGGCCATCGCTGCGGGGGGCGGGCAGGCGCTCGTGGTCTGGGAGGATCTTCGCAATGGAACCTCCAACGACATCTACGGCGCCCGCGTGGCCGCGAACGGCGCCGTCCTCGACGCCTCGGGCCTGCAGATCGGAGCCGCCACCAACGAGCAGAATCGCCCGGCGGTCGCATTCGACGGCACGAGCTGGGTGGTCGCATGGCACGACTACCGCAGCGGGACGAACCACGACCTCTACGCGGCGCGGGTCACGCAGGGCGGCCAGCCCCTCGATGCGGCGGGAATCGCGGTCTCCACCGCGACCGGCAGCCAGATGTACCCCGCGATGGCCTCCGATGGCAATGGCACGTTCATCGTGTGGCGCGATTACCGCAGCGGCAGCTCGTACGACATCTACGGCGCGCGGCTCTCCACCGCGGGCGCGGTCCTCGACGCGTCGGGGATCGTCATATCGACGGCCACGGGCTCGCAGCGCTATCCCGCGCTCGGCTTCGACGGCACCAATTACCTCGCGGTCTGGGAGGATCGCCGCAGCAACAACTCGTACGACGTCTATGGCGCCCGCGTGAGCCCTGCGGGCTCGATCCTCGACCCGGCGGGCATCGCAATCGCCAAGAGCCCCTCGGACGAGGCCAACCTCGCGGTCGCCGCCGGCATCGGGTCGAGCCTCGTCGTCTGGGACGCGACCGGCGACGCGACCGACGTGATGGCCGCGCGCGTTTCCCCGAATGGCGCGGTCCTCGACGCCAGCCTCACCGTCTCCGTCGAGGTCAGCGACCAGCAGCCCACCGCGGCCGGGTTCGACGGAACGAACTGGCTCGTCGTCTGGTCCGACAGCCGGCAGGGCCGCAGCAACCTTTATGGTACACGCGTGAGCACGGCAGGCGTCGCGCTCGATCCTGCCGGCATCTTGCTCATCGACACCCCTGCGCGCGTCGGTCCGCCGCGCCTTGCGTTCGACGGAACGAATTACCTGCTCGTCTGGACCGATAACCGCAGCATCGCAGATCAAACGAACATCTTCGGCGCGCGCGTCACGCCGAGCGGCGCGGTCCTCGACCCGGGCGGCTTTGCCATTGCCGCGGGCGGGCAGAGCCAGCAGGACCCGGCGATTGCCTTCGGCGGGGGCGGCTATCTGGTCGCCTGGATGGACGATCGCAACGGGGCGACCGCCTGGGATCTCTACGCGGCGCGCGTCACGCCAGGCGGCGCCGTGCTCGATCCGCAGGGCTTCGAGCTCACCGCGGCCGCGAAGTCGCAAGGCTATCCCGATCTCGCGTATGCGGGCGGGCATTTCTTCGCCGTGTGGGAAGACCTCCGCAACGGCGCTTCTGCGGACGTCTTCGGGGCGCGCGTGGATTCGTCCGGGGCCGTCCTGGATCCGGCCGGCGTCGCCATCTCGACCGCCGATGAGGACCAGCGCCTGCCGCGCATCGCCGCCAATGGCGCGGGCTTCTTCGTCGCCTGGGCTGACGACAGGGGCCCGACGCGCGACATCTACGGGGCGCGCGTCGACGCCGCCGCCAATGTCGCGGACATGGACGGCATTGCCATTGCCACCGGCATGGAGGGCGCCTCGAGCCCCCTCGTCACGTTCGACGGCACGAACCACGTCATCGCATGGCAGCGCGACGATCTCGGCGCTGGCGACGTGTACGCCGCGCGCGTCGGCCTCGATGGC includes:
- a CDS encoding MYXO-CTERM sorting domain-containing protein, with translation MPRVKTVHRVLALAVVLAPACAGKDAPAEAAGPVAAASSARAPVDLGAIMRRARLGYRAEGDAWVGGSATYVVRASGDGFAVTPIHHERPSAALADDDAAGDVLGPVSEPPARIRPGTPIRFTTTSIARGSQPRAAASLAPRRLPGGELALGRGEVVEEHLENREDGVEQSYDFSARPAGSGDLVVRVRVSGAGFAGRTSGGHHFKASATGLGLRYGEATWVDARGTRTPVDVGWSGETSELLLRVPGSVVDAASYPAVLDPIVSPEIDLDKPVYGPAIGRQEMPAVAHDGKNFLVVWESYDELGFSSSVRGALVGEAGALLDPQGFEIEPAGGSYHHEPVVAWTGTTYVVAWETELGGISTWDIAGIALSPLGVPLGPSKAISQAGNTQRHPAIAAGGGQALVVWEDLRNGTSNDIYGARVAANGAVLDASGLQIGAATNEQNRPAVAFDGTSWVVAWHDYRSGTNHDLYAARVTQGGQPLDAAGIAVSTATGSQMYPAMASDGNGTFIVWRDYRSGSSYDIYGARLSTAGAVLDASGIVISTATGSQRYPALGFDGTNYLAVWEDRRSNNSYDVYGARVSPAGSILDPAGIAIAKSPSDEANLAVAAGIGSSLVVWDATGDATDVMAARVSPNGAVLDASLTVSVEVSDQQPTAAGFDGTNWLVVWSDSRQGRSNLYGTRVSTAGVALDPAGILLIDTPARVGPPRLAFDGTNYLLVWTDNRSIADQTNIFGARVTPSGAVLDPGGFAIAAGGQSQQDPAIAFGGGGYLVAWMDDRNGATAWDLYAARVTPGGAVLDPQGFELTAAAKSQGYPDLAYAGGHFFAVWEDLRNGASADVFGARVDSSGAVLDPAGVAISTADEDQRLPRIAANGAGFFVAWADDRGPTRDIYGARVDAAANVADMDGIAIATGMEGASSPLVTFDGTNHVIAWQRDDLGAGDVYAARVGLDGAIVNPSPFPVADGAQTEAPSAAVAGPPGTVLVSYTGDDPSSGKLRGHARVVNEGPPVGNPCASAADCASGFCVDGVCCNEACGGGVNDCTACSVAAGAAANGVCGPATGPLCDDDDACTSTDVCQSGACVGKVPVVCSSPGDPCLIGVCVPATGVCAPQPLPDGTACPGGGTCVGGVCEAGAGGGGMAGAGGTAGAGGEGMAGAGGEGMAGAGGEGMAGAGGQGGGGGTGEGPQLELEDDGCGCRTAPASAPAAPTALALALLGLVRRRAGGRRPGQQRR